In Salmo trutta chromosome 28, fSalTru1.1, whole genome shotgun sequence, one DNA window encodes the following:
- the LOC115166455 gene encoding XK-related protein 7-like, producing MWLRDPSLSPDNSSRSCLVFGLMVEEQCRCGLSASASLVSLAWMIASYQKTLRDSRDDKLPMSYKAVIVQMLWHFFTIGARTIAFALFASVFQLYFGIFIVSHWCIMTFWIIQGETDFCMSKWEEIIYNMVVGIIYIFCWFNVKEGRARFRMCLYYSVTLVENVSLTAAWYLYRGPNTSDFYALIVVCVVVCSYALGTFFMLVYYCLLHPDGPVSGAEWGVCVEEGGLMVESCVTPAEASPLPPPDVVTSPPRTLTRTAGVDRGEVVPSDLAVFQVRSTTTTSPALAPRTLRTEGPVIRIDLPRKRYPAWDAHFIDRRLRKTILVLENTSPVTPRIQYRSLSKPKEVMEYETTV from the exons GTCTCTCTGCCTCAGCCTCCTTGGTCTCTCTGGCCTGGATGATAGCATCTTACCAGAAGACTCTGAGGGACTCCAGAGATGACAAGCTCCCGATGTCCTACAAGGCTGTGATTGTTCAGATGTTGTGGCACTTCTTCACCATCGGGGCCAGGACCATCGCCTTCGCCCTGTTTGCCTCTGTGTTCCAG cTCTACTTCGGTATCTTCATCGTGAGTCACTGGTGCATCATGACGTTCTGGATCATCCAGGGGGAGACAGACTTCTGCATGTCCAAGTGGGAGGAGATCATCTATAACATGGTAGTGGGTATCATCTATATCTTCTGCTGGTTCAACGTCAAGGAAGGCCGCGCCCGTTTCAGGATGTGTCTCTATTACTCAGTGACTCTGGTAGAGAACGTGTCTCTCACCGCGGCGTGGTACCTTTACCGTGGGCCGAACACCTCCGACTTTTACGCCCTCAtcgtggtgtgtgttgtggtttgtAGCTACGCTCTGGGGACCTTCTTCATGTTAGTGTATTATTGTCTCCTGCACCCTGACGGGCCGGTGTCCGGGgctgagtggggtgtgtgtgtggaggaaggGGGGTTGATGGTGGAGTCCTGTGTGACCCCAGCCGAGGcatcacccctccctcctccagacGTGGTCACCAGCCCCCCTAGGACTCTAACTAGGACTGCAGGTGTGGACCGGGGTGAAGTGGTACCAAGTGATCTAGCTGTGTTCCAGGTTAGATCCACCACCACTACCTCTCCGGCACTGGCCCCTCGGACCCTCAGGACAGAGGGGCCAGTGATCCGGATAGACCTTCCCAGAAAAAGGTACCCTGCCTGGGATGCTCACTTCATTGACAGGCGGCTGCGGAAGACCATCCTTGTCCTGGAGAACACCTCCCCGGTCACGCCAAGGATCCAGTACCGCAGTCTGAGCAAACCCAAGGAGGTCATGGAGTATGAGACTACCGTGTAA